The window TTAGGAATAAAAAAACGAAAATAACACCAGAACTTAGCTCTTCGCTAAACCACTTTCTTGAAAGGATGAAAACATTGTCATCACTGGTTTTTGTGGACAAATACATCCCATAAAATAAAGCTGAAAAAATGGATCCTATAGAAATAGAAATAAATATAAAGAAAATGTAGTTTTTACTTAATTGACTGTAAGTCTTACCCCTTATCTTAAAAAATATAATTAATGTAATCCATGCAGTAATGAAAAAAACTGAACTTATCGCGCAGTGAATAATTTTTTCAAAAAAAGATTGATTGTTTTCAAGATAAATAGCGGGCAACAGCATGCCGAGAAAACCGACTATGCATAAAATAACGCTATGCAATAATTTGTTTTTTATGCTTTTATCTCGACTGCGATAGCGTATGAGAAAGCAAAATAATAGAATGTCTGCTGGCCAGAATAGGGAGGTATCGTCAAGTAGCCGAAAAGACAAACCTAAGTAACTCATTAGTAAGGTTGAACTGAAAATAATTAATAATTCATATGCGCGAATTTTCATTTTTTTTCCCGGTTAACCTATTTGCCCTGCATCACTTTTGTAGCAGAATCACTATAAATTACCTTCTTATTTTACATCATTTTATGAATTTCTGACGCAAGGATGATTAAGTGAAATCAATATAAGAATTCACTTAATCATGACCTTGCTATGTGTTGTGCCGATGAGAAATTAATAGGCGTGAAGGGGTGGGGGTCACGCCCCCAGAAGTGCTTGAATATCTTCTTTGTTTTTCAATACAAACAGCTGATCTTCTTCGTTATTTTCATCCGTTAAGCTGATATGGAATTGCTTGAGTGTTTCATGTAAACATGCCAGACGGCAGGATACATTCAACTCTCTATTGGTCATACCATATTCCAATTCCAACGCGCGTTGATGTGCCAGCGGCAGTTTATCGCTCGGAGCCAAAATTAACTGAAGATAGGTATGCCACGAATAATCGCTAGTGGGATCGATTGTCGAAAGTTCGACGCCTTCAATGCTGAGGATGCGCGTAAGCGTGAAGTCACTAAATTGCTGCCTGATATGACAGTAGGCACGCACTCGCCACCGAACGCCATCATTGCCTAAAGCGTGTGGGGAAATCAGCCGTGGCGAATTATCCATTGATGATGAGGATTGATAGCAGATGTTCACCGCCGTTTTGTCACGAATCGCTCTGACAATGACTTCAACAACCTGTTCATTGTAGATGTTGAGCGGGATATTCACCCAGCACACTTCTGGAGCAGACTCGATGAAACTGGCATCTGCTTCAAGGACGCCCGTTTTCATTGCCAATAATTCTGCTAAATAGCGCTGGGCGGAATTCTGTGGGTAGACCGCAGAGAATGTTGGCGTAGCCGTGTAAGTTTTGGTTCGTCGATCGTAGACCAGATTATAAGGGGCGAGCTCAATATATTTAGCGATATCGAGCGACGCCTGAGGGATAGATAACCCAAAAAAAGACGTTAAATCTGTACGATTTATGTGCCCACTCCACCGTAACCGAAAGTCGATGAATTGAAGCCGACGTTCCAGTCCCCAGCTGCGCCCTTTCACTACCTGTTCTGAACCTGTCATTGAAGTTTTCGCCATATGCGTATAAAAATTATATTGATAAAAAAACTATATGCATTATTATGCGCCAAACTGGCCTTAGCGTCTATCTCTGACTTCGAATCACGGGAGGGATAGCTGCATGCCGCGTTTAGACTCGATTAGAGGTGTTAAGTCATGAAACCAGCGTTCAACGATGTATTTGAATGTCATCCTGTCATCACTGGTGGGGAGATTCAGCGATGAGTTTCGTTAATTCTCATTCAAGCAGACTCAACCCAATATTATTTAACTTACTTAAATCATTAGTTTATTTTTCCTTTTCTGGCAGCGTGGTGGCGGCAGAATCTCATTACGACACATTAATCATCAATGCTCGTCAGGGGGATATATCCACGGCGACGTCATGGTTCGATGGGCAATCCAGAAACCGTGTATTGACCGCAGCTGAAGTAACCGACTGGCTACAAATTAACGGTTGGGCGGGAAAGGATGCTGAAGTGAGGCGAATTTGGGAAGCCTATTCGCCAACGATGTCACTGCCCGATCCTGCTCTGAGAGCGGCGGCGAAATCCTACCGTAATCTCCGTCAGTGGCAGCCATCAGTGGCGTTATGGAGTCGGGTTTTGCAACGTTCTCCACGAGATGATGATGCACGTAGTGGTTTGATACTCACCCTCGCCGATGCCGGACAGACAAAAACAGCGCTGGAACTCGCTGAGTCTCGCGTTAAGCGTGAGCCAACGGCAAACCATTGGCGTGAATTAGCATGGGTGCAACGAATTGCGGGAAAGCACACTGACTCTCTCTTTTCTATCATTCAGGCTATGCGTTATGCACCACAGGATAAAGCCCTGCGCTATGACTACAGCGATATTCTCTCCAGCAATAATGTTAGCGCGCCAGCGTTAAACGCTCTGGAAAACGGCAAGCTCCACGGCGTCCAGACCGACGAAAGGCAGCGTCAGCGAGAACTGGAGGCGGCGGCGGAATTGGTCCGTCTTGCGTTTATTGCCTCGACAACGGAGAACGAACGTTTCGTTGTGGCGGATCGCGCTTTAGCGCGTTATAGCGCCTTGATGAATCAATGGCGAACGCATCCGTCAGCAAAAGCCAGTTATCGCCATGCGCGAATTGATCGGCTAGGTGCATTGCTGGTTCGCTATCGCATGGAAGAGGTTATTTCGGAATATCAATCCCTCCTCAAAGAGGGAGATATTCCCAGTTATGCTCGACGCTGGGTCGCTTCTGCTTATCTCTATTTGCAGCAGCCAGAGAAAGCAGAGCAGATTCTCAGCGCGGTAATACAGGAAGATCCTTCGCAACGCTTGCAGATAGCGCGGCAAGGCGATTTTTTCTACAGCATTCTGGAGAGTGAAAAAGTTGAACAGGCAACGCAGTTGTCCGTTCAGGCTGGAGAAAAAACACCTTATAAGAAAAGTGTTTATGGTTTATCAACCTTCATACCTAACGACGATTGGGTTGACATCAAATACCTGCGTATACAGTCACTGGTTTCTCATAACGATTTTCCTGCGGCGCAACGACTGGCGGAACGTCTGGCTTTTACCGGGCCAGGAAACCAAGAGCTGAATATACGTTTGGCCGAAGTTTATCTCAGCAGGGGATGGCCGCGTCGTGCCGAAACGTTATTAAAGCGAGTTGAGTTGTTGGAGCCAAGATCATTCCGGTTGGAAACCCACCAGGGACTTACTGCATTGGAATTGCAGGAATGGCGCCAACTTGAACAACTGACTGACGATACTGTAACCCGCTACCCAGATGATTTCTCTGTGAAACGATTAGCGCGCCTGCGTCAGGTTCATCACATGGCGGAGTTGCGTATTGCTGGCGCTCAGGGGCTCAAGTCTGACAGTCCAACGAAAGGAATGAACGACACTGAGATTGATGCCGTGCTCTATAGTCCGCCGTTTGCCGACCATTGGCGTGTGTTCTCTGGGGGGGCTTTTAATCAAAGCGATTTCAGTGATGGGCAGGCGACCCACCGCACTCTTCGCGGCGGCGTGGAATTTACCGATCGTGACCATTGGGCTGAGGCTGAGCTTTCACACCGAAATTTTGGATTGGGTTCTGATATCGGCGGGCGTCTCTCTTATCGCCATGATGTTAATGACTTTTGGCGTGTCGGCCTTAATGCCGAACGGCTCATGCGCAGCACACCGCTACAGGCACTTAAAAATGGCGTAACGGCCAATGGTGCTGGAGGG is drawn from Pectobacterium aroidearum and contains these coding sequences:
- the pgaA gene encoding poly-beta-1,6 N-acetyl-D-glucosamine export porin PgaA is translated as MSFVNSHSSRLNPILFNLLKSLVYFSFSGSVVAAESHYDTLIINARQGDISTATSWFDGQSRNRVLTAAEVTDWLQINGWAGKDAEVRRIWEAYSPTMSLPDPALRAAAKSYRNLRQWQPSVALWSRVLQRSPRDDDARSGLILTLADAGQTKTALELAESRVKREPTANHWRELAWVQRIAGKHTDSLFSIIQAMRYAPQDKALRYDYSDILSSNNVSAPALNALENGKLHGVQTDERQRQRELEAAAELVRLAFIASTTENERFVVADRALARYSALMNQWRTHPSAKASYRHARIDRLGALLVRYRMEEVISEYQSLLKEGDIPSYARRWVASAYLYLQQPEKAEQILSAVIQEDPSQRLQIARQGDFFYSILESEKVEQATQLSVQAGEKTPYKKSVYGLSTFIPNDDWVDIKYLRIQSLVSHNDFPAAQRLAERLAFTGPGNQELNIRLAEVYLSRGWPRRAETLLKRVELLEPRSFRLETHQGLTALELQEWRQLEQLTDDTVTRYPDDFSVKRLARLRQVHHMAELRIAGAQGLKSDSPTKGMNDTEIDAVLYSPPFADHWRVFSGGAFNQSDFSDGQATHRTLRGGVEFTDRDHWAEAELSHRNFGLGSDIGGRLSYRHDVNDFWRVGLNAERLMRSTPLQALKNGVTANGAGGYVRWRQSERRSWQADLSHGWFSDGNRRQEYALSGQERVFSSPSLVIDFTPSLSVGANSQQNTPYYNPRKYVAVLPALAIDHLLYRHYQTEWHQEITAGVGRYWQKDASAGAITQLGYGQRVRWNDVLDTGVSVQWDKRPYDGKREQNVSLSFDLNYRF
- a CDS encoding WYL domain-containing protein, which encodes MAKTSMTGSEQVVKGRSWGLERRLQFIDFRLRWSGHINRTDLTSFFGLSIPQASLDIAKYIELAPYNLVYDRRTKTYTATPTFSAVYPQNSAQRYLAELLAMKTGVLEADASFIESAPEVCWVNIPLNIYNEQVVEVIVRAIRDKTAVNICYQSSSSMDNSPRLISPHALGNDGVRWRVRAYCHIRQQFSDFTLTRILSIEGVELSTIDPTSDYSWHTYLQLILAPSDKLPLAHQRALELEYGMTNRELNVSCRLACLHETLKQFHISLTDENNEEDQLFVLKNKEDIQALLGA